A region of Flavobacterium album DNA encodes the following proteins:
- a CDS encoding mannose-1-phosphate guanylyltransferase has translation MNKNYYAVLMAGGVGSRFWPVSTAQFPKQFHDMLGTGETLIQKTFSRLSQLIPEENILILTNEIYNDLVLEQLPQVKQEQVVLEPAMRNTAPCILYASLKIKKMNPDAVMVVAPSDHWIEDEQAFISNLQLAFDYAQNDDVLMTLGIQPTFPNTGYGYIEYGTQDHNAIKKVFHFREKPDYETAKTFLQSGNFLWNAGIFIWSVRSVVLAFEKFQPEMYSLFESGYDYYNTPSEQNFIEENYPKSQNISIDYAIMENAENVFVVPATFDWNDLGTWGSLHDKLDKDANNNTVVNAKLFIENASNNIIRTDANKIVIVDGLNDYIIVDKENILLIYPKEKEQEIKKITEIVTKNS, from the coding sequence ATGAATAAAAATTATTATGCAGTATTGATGGCCGGGGGCGTGGGCTCACGTTTTTGGCCGGTGAGCACTGCGCAGTTCCCGAAACAATTCCACGATATGCTGGGTACGGGAGAGACCCTGATACAAAAAACTTTTAGCAGGCTTTCGCAGCTGATCCCCGAAGAAAATATACTGATACTTACCAACGAGATATACAACGACCTTGTATTGGAACAATTGCCGCAGGTAAAGCAGGAACAGGTGGTGCTGGAGCCCGCTATGCGCAATACGGCCCCATGCATATTATATGCTTCGCTAAAAATAAAAAAAATGAATCCCGATGCTGTGATGGTTGTTGCCCCGAGCGACCACTGGATCGAGGATGAGCAGGCGTTCATCAGCAACCTGCAGCTTGCTTTTGATTATGCGCAAAATGACGATGTGCTGATGACCCTTGGCATACAGCCAACATTCCCCAACACCGGCTATGGCTACATAGAATACGGCACACAGGATCATAATGCGATAAAAAAAGTATTCCATTTCAGGGAAAAGCCCGATTATGAAACGGCAAAAACTTTCCTTCAAAGCGGTAACTTCCTTTGGAATGCAGGTATATTCATCTGGAGCGTAAGGTCGGTAGTGCTTGCCTTCGAAAAATTCCAGCCCGAGATGTATTCCCTTTTTGAAAGTGGTTATGATTACTATAACACGCCTTCGGAGCAAAATTTCATCGAGGAAAACTACCCGAAATCACAAAATATTTCGATTGACTATGCCATAATGGAAAATGCGGAGAACGTATTTGTGGTGCCTGCCACCTTTGACTGGAACGACCTGGGTACCTGGGGTTCGCTGCACGATAAGCTGGATAAGGATGCTAACAATAATACGGTGGTCAATGCGAAGCTGTTTATAGAGAATGCTTCTAACAACATCATCAGGACTGATGCAAACAAGATTGTGATCGTAGACGGGCTGAATGACTATATTATTGTAGATAAAGAAAATATCCTGCTGATCTACCCTAAGGAAAAAGAGCAGGAAATCAAGAAAATTACCGAGATTGTCACGAAAAACTCATAG
- a CDS encoding SprT-like domain-containing protein, which yields MKNVLAPYLPEHAVDTVFELIKLYGVHLKIVNERVTRHGDYRRDESGYHKITVNSNLNKYRFLITLIHEIAHLAAFEKYGRNIKPHGDEWKLTFQKLMVPFIRPEIFPNQLLPLLARHFRNPKASSDTDASLSLALKQFDEAESEKTYIFQIPYGATFRIYNGKIFKKGAQRVKRFECLEVSTGRMYLFNPNAEVELLP from the coding sequence TTGAAGAACGTCTTAGCCCCATATTTGCCTGAGCATGCTGTCGATACGGTTTTTGAGTTGATAAAACTGTATGGCGTGCATTTGAAGATCGTGAACGAGCGGGTTACGCGGCATGGCGATTACAGGCGGGACGAAAGCGGCTACCACAAGATCACGGTAAATTCAAACCTGAACAAGTACCGCTTCCTGATAACACTCATACACGAGATAGCCCACCTCGCGGCATTCGAAAAATACGGGCGAAATATCAAGCCGCATGGCGATGAGTGGAAGCTGACTTTCCAAAAACTAATGGTGCCCTTCATACGGCCCGAAATATTCCCGAACCAATTGCTGCCCTTGCTGGCAAGGCATTTCAGGAACCCGAAGGCAAGCAGCGATACCGATGCTTCATTGTCATTGGCGCTAAAGCAGTTTGATGAGGCAGAGTCTGAAAAGACCTATATTTTCCAAATTCCGTATGGGGCAACTTTCAGGATATACAACGGTAAGATATTTAAAAAAGGGGCGCAGCGGGTAAAGCGTTTTGAATGTTTGGAGGTAAGCACCGGCAGGATGTACCTCTTCAACCCTAACGCCGAAGTAGAGCTGCTGCCGTAG
- a CDS encoding SDR family NAD(P)-dependent oxidoreductase, which yields MKNIIITGTSRGIGYELTLQFAHAGHNVLAVSRKMPQSLIDNPNITCLSADLSENGGLENIKTFIETTWHKVDIVIHNAGALILKPFTEITAAEFEYIYKVNVFGVAALNRVVLPFMQKGGHVVTISSMGGVQGTVKFSGLSAYSSSKGAVITLSELLAEEYKEQGIAFNVLALGAVNTEMLQEAFPGYQAPLSPKEMADYIYNFALTGNNYFNGKVLQVSASTP from the coding sequence ATGAAAAACATCATCATTACCGGCACGAGCAGGGGCATAGGCTATGAGCTGACATTGCAGTTCGCGCATGCGGGGCACAACGTTTTGGCCGTTTCCCGCAAAATGCCGCAGTCCCTTATTGATAACCCTAATATCACCTGCCTCAGTGCTGACCTTTCGGAGAATGGAGGGCTTGAAAATATAAAAACGTTTATAGAAACTACGTGGCACAAAGTAGATATCGTGATCCATAATGCAGGCGCACTGATACTGAAACCGTTTACCGAAATAACTGCGGCCGAATTTGAATATATATATAAAGTCAATGTGTTTGGTGTTGCCGCGCTCAACAGGGTGGTACTTCCGTTTATGCAAAAAGGCGGGCATGTGGTTACCATCAGCAGCATGGGTGGCGTGCAGGGGACCGTTAAGTTCAGCGGCCTTTCGGCGTACAGTTCCAGCAAAGGAGCGGTAATAACACTCTCCGAGCTATTGGCGGAAGAATATAAAGAGCAGGGGATAGCCTTCAACGTCCTGGCACTGGGCGCTGTAAATACCGAGATGCTGCAGGAAGCGTTCCCGGGATACCAAGCGCCTTTGTCACCTAAAGAAATGGCCGATTATATTTATAACTTTGCCCTTACGGGTAATAACTATTTTAATGGGAAAGTGCTGCAGGTTTCCGCAAGCACACCCTGA
- a CDS encoding M28 family peptidase produces MKKALLLSLLSLGCITLSCAQSKSSKPYKVEEQNVAATLKFLASDELKGRQPGTPEMDKAAQYLEGILKKNNIKPYFATYKDTLKNYPKTAYNIVGVLEGTDPELKKEFIVIGAHYDHIGMAKQAVNGDDIYNGADDNATGSTTVAELVNYYGHSRSNKRSILFCFFSAEEAGLLGSYHLAKKLKEQGFNIYTMLNFEMTGVPLGGDNLAFITGYGRSNMADKFNEYAGKKIIGSNEFEMKYQLFRQSDNYPFFQEFNVPSHTLSTTEMSTFPFYHKLDDEFEAMDTKHMTAFIQQMIPVVDKMVNAKTQEIVLKK; encoded by the coding sequence ATGAAAAAAGCATTACTGCTGTCGTTATTGTCATTAGGCTGTATCACCTTATCCTGTGCCCAAAGCAAATCATCAAAACCATATAAGGTAGAAGAACAAAACGTAGCTGCTACGCTTAAATTCCTTGCTTCCGACGAGCTGAAGGGCCGCCAGCCCGGCACCCCCGAAATGGACAAAGCCGCACAATACCTTGAGGGCATATTGAAAAAGAACAACATCAAGCCGTATTTCGCAACGTATAAGGACACGTTGAAAAATTATCCTAAGACCGCTTACAACATTGTTGGTGTACTTGAAGGAACTGATCCGGAGCTTAAAAAAGAGTTCATAGTGATCGGGGCGCATTACGACCATATTGGTATGGCGAAGCAAGCGGTGAATGGCGATGATATTTACAATGGCGCCGATGACAACGCAACAGGCAGTACTACTGTAGCCGAACTGGTGAACTACTATGGCCATTCAAGATCGAACAAGCGCAGCATACTGTTCTGCTTTTTCTCTGCCGAGGAAGCAGGGCTTTTGGGGAGCTACCACCTTGCCAAAAAATTGAAGGAACAGGGCTTCAATATCTATACCATGCTCAACTTTGAGATGACGGGCGTTCCGCTTGGGGGCGACAACCTGGCTTTTATCACAGGATACGGAAGGAGTAATATGGCTGATAAGTTTAATGAATATGCAGGCAAAAAGATCATCGGTTCAAATGAGTTCGAGATGAAATACCAGTTGTTCAGGCAGTCGGACAATTATCCGTTCTTTCAGGAATTTAATGTGCCGTCGCATACGCTGAGTACGACCGAAATGAGTACGTTCCCCTTCTATCATAAGCTTGATGATGAATTTGAAGCGATGGATACCAAACACATGACAGCGTTCATACAGCAAATGATACCGGTGGTGGACAAAATGGTGAATGCCAAAACACAGGAAATTGTACTGAAGAAATAA
- a CDS encoding winged helix-turn-helix transcriptional regulator produces MYQRKIPISLNCGLDLIGEVLYGKWKIRILYFISQGFIRPGELQRKIPDASRRVLNMQLNQLEAHELVTKTIYPQLPPKVEYKLTEFGETLIPVIAMLGQWGDEHKERLRNVIQRQQELAISEAKQQ; encoded by the coding sequence ATGTACCAAAGAAAAATCCCTATATCATTAAATTGCGGCCTCGACCTGATAGGCGAAGTGCTCTATGGGAAATGGAAGATCCGGATATTATATTTCATTTCTCAAGGATTTATAAGGCCGGGTGAGCTCCAGCGCAAGATACCCGATGCTTCGCGAAGGGTGCTTAATATGCAGCTGAATCAGCTGGAAGCGCACGAACTGGTAACTAAGACCATTTACCCGCAGCTGCCACCAAAGGTAGAATACAAACTGACTGAATTTGGGGAAACACTTATTCCCGTAATAGCGATGCTTGGGCAGTGGGGCGATGAGCATAAGGAGCGCCTGCGAAATGTAATACAAAGGCAGCAGGAGCTTGCCATTAGTGAGGCAAAACAGCAGTAA
- a CDS encoding SDR family oxidoreductase, producing MNYNNDLSGKTVLVTGGTKGAGKAIAKRLVQEGAKVIVTARHKPETEEQGTYFVPADLSTADGIQKVIDTITADFGGVDVLINNAGGSETPGGGYAALTDEHWETTLNTNLMAAVRLDRGLLPYMLAKASGVIIHIASIQRSLPLYESTLPYAAAKAALANYSKGVSNEVAPKGVRVLTVSPGWIRTEASVRMMERIADSSGISTEAAGKSVMDALGGIPMGRPAEPEEVAELIAFLVSPRVNYLTGTEYVIDGGTIPTV from the coding sequence ATGAATTACAACAATGATTTATCCGGAAAAACCGTACTTGTAACAGGCGGTACAAAAGGTGCCGGCAAGGCAATCGCCAAAAGGCTTGTACAGGAGGGCGCCAAGGTTATCGTGACAGCGAGGCATAAGCCCGAAACTGAAGAACAAGGAACCTATTTTGTGCCTGCCGACCTCAGCACCGCTGATGGCATCCAAAAAGTAATTGACACTATAACAGCAGACTTTGGCGGCGTTGATGTCCTTATAAATAACGCAGGCGGCTCTGAAACACCCGGCGGGGGCTATGCAGCGCTTACTGACGAACACTGGGAAACAACATTAAACACTAATTTAATGGCTGCGGTACGGCTCGACAGAGGGCTGCTTCCGTATATGCTCGCAAAGGCCTCAGGGGTAATTATACATATTGCTTCCATCCAAAGGTCGTTGCCGTTGTATGAGTCGACACTGCCCTACGCTGCCGCCAAAGCCGCATTGGCAAACTACAGCAAGGGAGTTTCTAATGAGGTTGCACCAAAAGGCGTAAGGGTGCTTACCGTATCGCCGGGATGGATACGGACCGAGGCATCAGTACGAATGATGGAGCGGATAGCAGACAGTTCGGGCATAAGCACGGAAGCAGCGGGCAAAAGTGTTATGGATGCACTTGGCGGAATACCGATGGGACGGCCTGCAGAACCTGAAGAAGTTGCCGAGCTAATAGCCTTTTTGGTATCGCCACGCGTTAACTATCTTACCGGGACCGAATATGTGATTGATGGCGGAACCATTCCGACAGTATAA
- a CDS encoding nuclear transport factor 2 family protein gives MKDQTKLPATISELVAAQNNYNSTAFAALFTDDAVVHDEGKQHTGIPAIRRWNEAANEKYRTKLETVHFSGDEHEGVLQVLVSGNFDGSPIRLHYNFTFEDSKIKTLKIS, from the coding sequence ATGAAAGACCAAACAAAATTACCTGCAACCATCAGTGAACTGGTTGCCGCACAGAACAATTATAACAGCACCGCGTTTGCAGCACTTTTCACGGACGATGCTGTGGTGCACGACGAAGGGAAGCAACATACCGGAATCCCTGCTATCCGCAGGTGGAATGAGGCTGCTAATGAAAAGTACCGTACAAAACTTGAAACTGTACATTTTTCCGGCGATGAACACGAAGGTGTGCTCCAGGTGCTTGTATCCGGAAACTTTGACGGCAGCCCGATACGTTTACATTATAATTTTACATTTGAGGACAGCAAAATCAAAACTTTAAAAATCAGCTAA
- a CDS encoding alpha-ketoglutarate-dependent dioxygenase AlkB family protein, with translation MNLFNDTDIFTGSQPNKTIFDLPDTDLMLFEGFFTKEESDRYYDNLLHNTKWKETDLTIYDKTHIIPRMVSWYEDKTNPGADPNGNDWTPELLTIKTKVEDEVSFKFNAVLLNLYRNGKDGVGWHSDRTENFGKNQVIASVSFGETRPFRLRHKTRKDIPMVEIPLTHGTLLLMAGTTQTHWEHHIPKTAKDILPRVNLTFRQVKRQL, from the coding sequence ATGAACCTGTTTAACGATACCGATATTTTCACCGGGAGCCAGCCCAATAAAACGATATTCGACCTGCCGGATACCGACCTGATGCTTTTTGAAGGATTTTTCACAAAAGAAGAATCAGACCGGTATTACGACAACCTGCTCCACAATACAAAATGGAAAGAGACCGACCTGACCATTTATGATAAAACCCACATTATTCCCCGGATGGTGTCGTGGTATGAAGATAAAACCAATCCCGGCGCCGATCCCAACGGCAATGACTGGACACCCGAACTGCTCACCATCAAGACCAAAGTGGAAGATGAGGTGTCTTTTAAATTCAATGCCGTTTTGCTAAATCTGTACCGCAATGGTAAAGACGGCGTAGGCTGGCACAGCGACCGCACGGAGAACTTCGGCAAGAACCAGGTTATAGCTTCGGTCAGTTTTGGCGAAACCCGGCCTTTCCGCCTTCGTCACAAGACCCGTAAAGACATACCAATGGTTGAAATACCGCTTACCCACGGCACCTTGCTGCTGATGGCAGGGACTACACAAACGCACTGGGAGCACCACATCCCGAAAACGGCGAAGGATATCCTTCCGCGGGTCAACCTTACATTCAGGCAGGTGAAGCGCCAGTTGTAA
- a CDS encoding pyruvate dehydrogenase complex dihydrolipoamide acetyltransferase, whose translation MAKIITMPRLSDTMTEGTVATWLKKVGDTIKEGDILAEIETDKATMEFEAFDAGTLLYIGIQEGETAAVDSVLAIIGKEGEDYKALLDGKAAPAGDAEKEEEPKQEEKPAEKTDEKSEEKPAEEKKAAPAAGLPKGVVVVTMPRLSDTMTEGTVATWLKKEGDVIKEGDILAEIETDKATMEFESFNAGTLLKIGIQEGQTAAVDSLLAIIGPAGTDVSGITGKESAAPAAESKNEDKPAEDKKEEAAEAPKAEEAAPATDGGRVFASPLARKIAQEKGVSLNQVKGSGENGRIVKKDIENYTPQAAQPAQQAAPAQQAAAPAAAAAPAYVPTGEVATEEVKNSQMRKTIARRLSESKFTAPEYSLTIELDMDNAIASRNVINAVPDTKVSFNDMVIKASAMALRKHPQVNTHWKDDVTVYNKHISIGVAVAVDEGLVVPVVKFADNMSMSQIGGAVKDLAGKARNKKLTPAEMDGSTFTVSNLGMFGIQEFTSIINQPNSAILSVGAIIQKPVVKNGQIVVGNTMMVTLTCDHRTVDGATGAQFLQTLKQYIENPVTMLA comes from the coding sequence ATGGCAAAGATCATAACTATGCCGCGCCTTAGCGACACCATGACCGAAGGTACTGTGGCTACGTGGCTTAAAAAAGTGGGCGATACTATAAAAGAAGGCGATATACTTGCAGAGATCGAGACCGATAAAGCCACGATGGAATTTGAGGCCTTTGATGCAGGTACATTACTATACATAGGGATTCAGGAAGGCGAGACCGCCGCTGTTGACTCCGTATTAGCAATTATTGGGAAAGAGGGCGAAGACTATAAAGCGCTTCTTGATGGCAAGGCGGCACCTGCCGGCGATGCTGAAAAGGAAGAAGAGCCGAAACAGGAAGAAAAGCCTGCTGAAAAAACTGACGAGAAGTCAGAAGAAAAGCCTGCCGAAGAGAAGAAAGCCGCACCTGCTGCCGGACTTCCAAAAGGTGTGGTAGTAGTTACCATGCCACGCCTGAGCGATACCATGACCGAAGGTACTGTAGCGACATGGCTTAAAAAAGAAGGCGATGTTATAAAAGAAGGCGATATCCTTGCGGAGATCGAAACCGATAAGGCGACGATGGAATTCGAATCATTCAACGCCGGAACACTTCTCAAAATAGGAATACAGGAAGGCCAGACCGCTGCTGTTGACAGCCTTCTTGCTATCATAGGCCCTGCCGGTACGGATGTATCGGGTATTACAGGTAAAGAAAGCGCTGCCCCTGCTGCTGAAAGCAAAAACGAGGACAAGCCTGCCGAAGATAAAAAGGAAGAAGCTGCTGAAGCTCCAAAAGCCGAAGAAGCTGCCCCTGCCACTGACGGCGGAAGAGTATTCGCTTCGCCACTGGCACGCAAAATTGCACAGGAAAAAGGCGTTAGCCTTAACCAGGTGAAAGGAAGCGGCGAGAATGGGCGCATCGTTAAAAAAGATATTGAGAACTATACGCCACAGGCTGCACAGCCGGCACAACAAGCTGCTCCTGCACAACAGGCTGCTGCACCTGCCGCTGCTGCCGCTCCGGCTTATGTCCCTACAGGGGAGGTAGCTACCGAGGAAGTGAAAAACTCGCAGATGCGCAAAACCATTGCGCGCCGTTTGTCAGAGTCTAAATTCACCGCGCCGGAATACAGCCTTACCATCGAGCTTGATATGGATAATGCTATTGCGAGCCGTAATGTAATCAATGCCGTGCCGGATACAAAAGTATCGTTCAACGATATGGTGATCAAGGCAAGTGCAATGGCGCTTCGCAAACACCCGCAGGTGAACACGCACTGGAAAGACGATGTGACAGTTTACAACAAGCACATCAGCATTGGTGTAGCTGTAGCGGTTGACGAAGGCCTTGTAGTGCCGGTAGTTAAGTTTGCCGACAACATGAGCATGTCACAAATTGGCGGAGCAGTAAAAGACCTTGCCGGAAAAGCGAGGAATAAAAAGCTTACTCCTGCCGAAATGGACGGCAGCACGTTCACAGTTTCAAACTTAGGTATGTTCGGGATACAGGAATTTACCTCGATCATCAACCAGCCGAACTCAGCTATACTTTCAGTAGGTGCTATTATCCAGAAGCCAGTTGTTAAGAATGGGCAAATCGTAGTAGGCAACACCATGATGGTAACCCTTACCTGCGACCACCGCACGGTAGACGGCGCAACAGGTGCACAATTCCTGCAAACGCTGAAACAGTATATAGAAAACCCGGTAACGATGCTGGCATAA
- the pdhA gene encoding pyruvate dehydrogenase (acetyl-transferring) E1 component subunit alpha, with product MKEITKEVYLKWYEDMQFWRKFEDKLAALYIQQKVRGFLHLYNGQEAVLAGALHAMDLSKDKMITAYRNHVQPIGMGVDPRRVMAELLGKATGTSKGLGGSMHIFSKEHGFYGGHGIVGAQIPVGAGMAFADKYFETGGVTLTYFGDGAARQGSLHEAFNMAMLWKLPVVFIVENNGYAMGTSVERTANHTDIWKLGLGYEMPCGPVDGMNPVKVAEAMHEAMERARRGDGPTFLEMKTYRYRGHSMSDAQHYRTKEEVEEYRKIDPIVQVLDIIKENNYATEAEIEAMDERVKNLVDECEKFAEESPYPDASVMYDVVYNQENYPFLPHKLQ from the coding sequence ATGAAAGAAATAACAAAAGAAGTTTATCTGAAGTGGTACGAGGATATGCAGTTCTGGAGAAAATTCGAAGACAAGCTTGCAGCCCTTTACATTCAGCAAAAAGTTAGAGGTTTCCTTCACTTATACAACGGGCAGGAGGCAGTATTGGCCGGGGCGTTGCACGCTATGGACCTGTCTAAAGACAAAATGATCACGGCTTACCGTAACCACGTTCAGCCGATCGGCATGGGTGTAGACCCGCGCAGGGTTATGGCAGAGCTTTTAGGTAAAGCTACCGGTACTTCAAAAGGGCTTGGCGGCTCGATGCACATTTTCTCCAAAGAGCATGGCTTTTACGGTGGGCATGGTATCGTTGGCGCACAAATCCCGGTAGGTGCGGGGATGGCTTTTGCCGATAAATATTTTGAAACAGGCGGTGTTACCCTTACTTATTTTGGTGATGGTGCCGCACGCCAGGGATCGCTTCACGAAGCCTTCAACATGGCAATGCTGTGGAAACTTCCTGTAGTATTCATTGTAGAGAATAACGGTTATGCCATGGGTACCTCGGTAGAGCGTACGGCGAACCACACCGATATATGGAAACTGGGCCTTGGCTACGAAATGCCATGCGGGCCGGTGGACGGAATGAACCCTGTGAAAGTTGCTGAAGCGATGCACGAAGCAATGGAGAGGGCCAGAAGGGGCGACGGGCCAACCTTCCTTGAAATGAAAACGTACCGCTACCGTGGCCACTCGATGAGTGACGCGCAGCACTATCGTACAAAAGAAGAGGTAGAAGAGTACAGGAAGATCGACCCGATCGTACAGGTGCTTGACATCATCAAAGAGAACAACTACGCTACCGAAGCAGAGATCGAAGCAATGGACGAAAGGGTGAAAAACCTTGTGGACGAATGCGAGAAATTTGCCGAAGAGTCGCCATACCCGGATGCTAGCGTGATGTATGACGTTGTTTACAACCAGGAGAATTATCCATTTTTACCTCATAAACTACAATAA
- a CDS encoding S41 family peptidase — translation MKKLTALLIVISITSLVNAQNIKQTESQVHFFKVWNYVKYYHPAVAGGRINADTLFLQNISAVDQIKTTAEFNAFVTSFLDKLPKAENKKAQQGKAKLLTKNLDNKWFTSGRLFNRHNKNRLTTIFEHRYTDSTHHYIPDIRYSAEIPNEPEYPFAIKENIPYKFRMLTLAKIQGAVDYLFPHKYLMDKNFDSLLREKLPLAAACKTRQEHEAILLELVAAFDDTHAFKFIKQVKYREKIFRNSFFPPFKYAVFDDRIIITEIILPDYCAKADIKVGDAIVKVNGEPVTGLVNRTAKWLSASNRPTLRYYISDYIRNLVWQSDTKDFRLTVMRSGIESPKVVEFVYNLDTANVKRITDYINNTVKDKRTDRNLDILPGDIAYFKIGETFRFIETVPDDKAYSTVDSLLNIAARQKGIILDMRDYPDWGGFVFTLFKSFGRYPNRFADYFEINKKEIGTFILNNKYETYNHPDIKPDGGSYTGKVVIIVNPETLSMSEWNVMNLQCIFPQSITIGEQSAGADGDEKMLMLPGGYKMNFTGNAIFYTNGTTAQRKGVRIDKYMPSTPENLLNTTDYLLDEAIRLIKD, via the coding sequence ATGAAAAAATTAACTGCCCTGCTAATTGTAATTAGCATAACCTCGTTAGTCAATGCCCAGAACATTAAGCAAACGGAAAGCCAGGTGCATTTTTTCAAGGTATGGAACTATGTAAAATATTACCATCCTGCTGTGGCAGGCGGCAGGATAAATGCCGACACCTTATTTCTGCAAAATATTAGTGCCGTTGACCAAATTAAAACAACAGCAGAATTTAATGCTTTTGTAACTTCTTTTCTGGACAAGCTCCCCAAGGCAGAAAATAAAAAGGCGCAGCAAGGCAAGGCAAAGCTGCTTACCAAAAACCTGGACAATAAATGGTTTACATCGGGCAGGCTCTTTAACAGGCATAATAAAAACAGGCTTACCACCATTTTTGAACACCGTTATACCGACAGCACCCATCATTACATTCCTGATATTCGCTATAGCGCCGAAATCCCGAATGAGCCTGAATATCCATTTGCGATAAAAGAAAATATCCCCTATAAATTCCGTATGCTCACCCTGGCTAAAATACAGGGAGCCGTAGATTACCTGTTTCCGCACAAGTACCTGATGGATAAAAATTTTGACAGTCTTTTACGGGAGAAACTGCCTTTGGCCGCTGCCTGCAAAACCCGCCAGGAGCATGAGGCCATTTTACTGGAACTGGTAGCCGCATTTGATGACACTCACGCTTTCAAATTCATAAAACAGGTGAAATACAGGGAGAAAATCTTCAGGAACAGCTTCTTCCCACCTTTTAAATATGCTGTTTTTGATGACAGGATCATTATAACAGAGATCATTCTCCCTGACTATTGCGCTAAAGCGGACATAAAAGTTGGCGACGCTATTGTTAAGGTTAACGGTGAGCCTGTCACTGGTTTAGTGAACAGGACAGCAAAATGGCTATCTGCTTCTAACCGGCCAACATTAAGGTATTATATTTCAGATTATATCAGAAACCTTGTCTGGCAGTCGGACACTAAAGATTTTAGGCTTACTGTTATGCGAAGCGGCATTGAAAGCCCAAAGGTTGTCGAATTTGTATACAACCTTGATACTGCGAATGTGAAACGTATTACCGACTATATTAATAATACTGTAAAGGATAAGCGTACCGACAGGAATCTTGATATACTCCCGGGTGATATCGCGTATTTTAAGATTGGTGAAACCTTCCGTTTCATAGAGACAGTGCCCGATGATAAAGCCTACAGCACAGTGGACAGCTTACTGAACATAGCGGCCCGGCAAAAAGGGATCATACTGGATATGCGCGACTATCCCGACTGGGGTGGTTTTGTGTTTACCCTATTTAAAAGTTTTGGCAGGTACCCCAATCGCTTTGCCGACTATTTTGAGATCAATAAAAAAGAGATCGGCACCTTCATATTAAACAATAAATACGAGACCTATAACCACCCGGATATTAAACCCGATGGCGGTTCGTATACCGGAAAGGTAGTCATTATTGTAAACCCTGAAACTCTAAGCATGAGCGAATGGAACGTAATGAACCTGCAATGCATTTTTCCGCAAAGCATAACCATAGGGGAACAGTCGGCTGGTGCGGATGGTGATGAAAAAATGCTGATGCTTCCGGGAGGCTATAAGATGAATTTCACGGGAAATGCCATATTTTACACTAACGGGACCACTGCCCAACGCAAGGGAGTACGGATCGATAAATATATGCCTTCCACACCGGAAAACCTTTTAAACACGACCGATTATTTGCTGGATGAGGCCATCAGGCTCATTAAAGATTAG
- the cdd gene encoding cytidine deaminase → MEKISITASFTVYDSVADLPEPIQLLMQKALAVRKTAYAPYSRFRVGAAIQLDNGEVVIGSNQENAAYPSGLCAERVAVFHAGAAYPDAKILSLAITAAADDKVVDTPIPPCGACRQSLAEYEMKQDVPMEIYFMGETGKVYKSDSLKNLLPLVFDKDYL, encoded by the coding sequence ATGGAAAAAATCAGTATAACCGCCTCCTTTACAGTTTACGATTCGGTAGCCGACCTGCCTGAACCGATACAGCTGCTAATGCAAAAAGCGCTGGCAGTGCGTAAAACGGCCTATGCCCCTTATTCGAGGTTTCGCGTAGGGGCAGCCATCCAGCTTGATAACGGTGAAGTGGTAATAGGTTCCAACCAGGAAAACGCGGCCTACCCCTCGGGCCTTTGTGCCGAAAGGGTAGCGGTATTTCATGCCGGTGCGGCGTACCCCGATGCTAAGATACTCAGCCTTGCTATAACAGCAGCCGCGGATGATAAAGTTGTCGATACCCCGATACCGCCGTGTGGTGCCTGCCGACAGTCCCTCGCCGAATATGAAATGAAGCAGGACGTGCCGATGGAGATTTACTTTATGGGCGAAACCGGAAAGGTATACAAATCCGATTCCTTAAAAAACCTGCTGCCGCTGGTGTTTGACAAGGATTATTTGTAA